One genomic segment of Hordeum vulgare subsp. vulgare chromosome 2H, MorexV3_pseudomolecules_assembly, whole genome shotgun sequence includes these proteins:
- the LOC123431300 gene encoding thioredoxin-like 4, chloroplastic isoform X2 — translation MIGSFLPLPTTTTSGRCLPPRPCTILPFPTAPLRLGRRRIRVSVSSESNEEGVGSTNGSLPGLPPVGEEEEDDESCPVECVTEFKTDEEFSRFLERSRATGALVVVDFFRPSCGSCKYIEQGFMKLCKGSGDHGSPVIFLKHNVIDEYDEQSEVADRLRIKVVPLFHFYKAGVLVESFATRDKERITAAIAKQEKETETEPEE, via the exons ATGATCGGCTCCTTCCTCCCcctccccaccaccaccacctccggcCGCTGCCTTCCGCCCCGCCCCTGCACCATCCTCCCCTTCCCAACAGCCCCGCTCCGCCTCGGCCGCCGCCGGATCCGCGTCTCCGTGTCGTCGGAGAGCAACGAGGAGGGCGTGGGGAGCACCAACGGCTCGCTGCCGGGGCTTCCCCCCgtgggcgaggaggaggaggacgacgagtccTGCCCGGTGGAGTGCGTGACGGAGTTCAAGACGGACGAGGAGTTCAGCCGGTTCCTGGAGCGGTCGAGGGCGACGGGCGCGCTGGTGGTGGTGGACTTCTTCCGGCCGTCATGCGGCAGCTGCAAGTACATCGAGCAGGGCTTCATGAAGCTCTGCAAGGGCTCCGGCGACCACGGCTCCCCCGTCATCTTCCTCAAGCACAAC GTGATTGACGAGTACGACGAGCAGTCGGAGGTGGCGGACCGGCTGCGCATCAAGGTGGTGCCGCTCTTCCATTTCTACAAGGCCGGGGTCTTGGTCGAGTCCTTCGCCACCAGGGACAAGGAGAGGATCACCGCCGCCATTGCCAA gcaggagaaggagacggagacgGAGCCGGAGGAGTAA
- the LOC123431300 gene encoding thioredoxin-like 4, chloroplastic isoform X1: MIGSFLPLPTTTTSGRCLPPRPCTILPFPTAPLRLGRRRIRVSVSSESNEEGVGSTNGSLPGLPPVGEEEEDDESCPVECVTEFKTDEEFSRFLERSRATGALVVVDFFRPSCGSCKYIEQGFMKLCKGSGDHGSPVIFLKHNVIDEYDEQSEVADRLRIKVVPLFHFYKAGVLVESFATRDKERITAAIAKYTSPQQEKETETEPEE, translated from the exons ATGATCGGCTCCTTCCTCCCcctccccaccaccaccacctccggcCGCTGCCTTCCGCCCCGCCCCTGCACCATCCTCCCCTTCCCAACAGCCCCGCTCCGCCTCGGCCGCCGCCGGATCCGCGTCTCCGTGTCGTCGGAGAGCAACGAGGAGGGCGTGGGGAGCACCAACGGCTCGCTGCCGGGGCTTCCCCCCgtgggcgaggaggaggaggacgacgagtccTGCCCGGTGGAGTGCGTGACGGAGTTCAAGACGGACGAGGAGTTCAGCCGGTTCCTGGAGCGGTCGAGGGCGACGGGCGCGCTGGTGGTGGTGGACTTCTTCCGGCCGTCATGCGGCAGCTGCAAGTACATCGAGCAGGGCTTCATGAAGCTCTGCAAGGGCTCCGGCGACCACGGCTCCCCCGTCATCTTCCTCAAGCACAAC GTGATTGACGAGTACGACGAGCAGTCGGAGGTGGCGGACCGGCTGCGCATCAAGGTGGTGCCGCTCTTCCATTTCTACAAGGCCGGGGTCTTGGTCGAGTCCTTCGCCACCAGGGACAAGGAGAGGATCACCGCCGCCATTGCCAAGTACACATCGCCTCA gcaggagaaggagacggagacgGAGCCGGAGGAGTAA